The stretch of DNA GAGTTGCTGGGATTCCGCTGGCACTCCTTGTTGTGTGGTCAGGagtggcccctccccccgccaagcACATCCACAGCCAAAGGCTCAGAGGCTGATAGGCCCAGCCCCGTGGCTGGAGGAGCCCCGGGGAGCCAGTGCAAGGAAGGGGCACTTCGGAGGGCTGTGAAAGAGAAACCAGGGTTCACTGGAGGCAGGAGAGCAGCCtgtgcaaaggcacagaggtGTGGGAAGGCTGAGTTTGGTGTCTGAAGGAGCAGAGGAATAAGGGGGCAGGCCTAAAGGCAGGAGAGGTGGGCAAAGGCTGGCTCTCAGGAGACCTCAGTGGGCCCTGGCCATGGGACCCCTGCCTGAGCCATGGATGTCCCTGACAGATAAACTCAGTCCCTCAAGGGGAGACCAGGGCCAGAGAGACGAGGGCAGGGGTGccacctgctccctgctcccactATCCTGCGGCCTTTGAAGCTGACTGTACTGACTAATCATCAGCAACATCACATGCCTGCCGAGGGGCAGACCAGCCTCTGGGACTGAGGATTCCAAGGCATCTGAGAGCCTCTGGGGACTCGGCCCACCACAGCACCATAAGGTCAGCTTGTATTTCGTGAGCATCTGCCTTGTGACCACAGGGACTCAAGACAGGTGTAAATGCCACCCACAGCTGGGAGGAAAAGCCCCTTGGCCCCACAGCACAGTTAGGTGGTGAATGACAGAACCTTCCACCCTGGGCGGTGCTGGGTGGCCCAGGCCAGCGCAGTCTTGCTCAGGCAGGGAGCTCCACAGTGATAATCTGGGGTTGGCACCCCCTAAGGCCTGGTGTTCCTTCCAGCTCTATGGCCCAACCTCCCTAGATCCCCCAAAGCCACAGCACTCAGCTCCCAGACCATGGCCCCCACTTGGGGCTGGcacgggggtggggagcagtctTCCCCCTGAGCCCAGGCCCAGTGCCTGAAGGCGCACACCTTCTGCCTGGAGCCTGAATGCCCCCTACGTCTCCAAACTCGGGCCCAAACCCAGCCTAACCGACAGCCCACAAGTGGCTGTGTAACTCGCTGAACAACAGCCCCTGGGCTGGGTGTTCGTTGCAGCTCCACGTGCCTGTCTCTGAACCAGGGGCACTTGAGGCCGGGCCACCTGGGCTGTCTCCACGGGGGCTGGTGGGCATGCCACCCCGACCCAAGGCATCCAGGACGTGGGGTTGACCACAGCTATGTCCTTGGCGACATGGACCATCTCTCAGGGGTGTCCTGGTCCTCCAGGACACCTTGACAGGTGAGGCATGGGGGTGGGTCCGGGCAGGTCTTGGCTCTGAGTGAGGTGGCCACAGCAAGCCCAGGAGAGAATCCAGTGGGTCGCAGGGCCCTGGCACGTGGGGGGCCCTTCTTGGCTCCTCTTGGTGATGACGAGGCGACTCTCAGTAGCTCCGTCCTCTGGGGCTGAGGCACACGGAGCAAAGACTCGAGGTCGAGTAGGAAAGATCCTTTTATTGGGGTGACACGGAGCGCGCACTAGTCCATGATAAAATGACTTAAGAGAAAGATCCGGAAATGCCGACTTCTCCCCCTGGCACACATTTCAGAGCAAAGCCTGGGCACGGAATAGGTCCCAGCCGAGTCTTCAAGGCCCGGACTGGACAGTAGGAGCGGGAAGAAGGGCTCCCACCCATGCTGCCAGGCTACAGCAGGGCCCCGGCTCTCGACCCGTGCAGACACGCTCTGGTTTTTCCGGAGGAAAATTGgggtggagggggttgggggcagaaAGGGGAatctggcggggggcggggttgTGAAtaacaatgttttttaaaaagcatctacCAACATCACACTACTGGGTCTGACGTCCCCTTTTCCCATCGCTCGGTACATTTTACAGCATAAATAAAAACTCGAGGAAAATAAATACATCGGCTCCTGTGAGGCTGGAAGTGGTGTGGATGGTAGGGTGTGGGTGGGccgtgggggcagggtgggggcgcTTACACAAGGCGGGCGGGCGAGGAGCAGACAAGACAGGAGGCGCCTGTGGGGGAGTGAGAGTCTTAAGTGTCCTCGTGCATGTCCGGGCTGTCGGTCCGTGCGACCTTGCGGGGGGGCGCCGAGCTCTCACCCTCAAGGTCCACTTGCTCCTGGTCTCTCTTCTTGGCGGCGTTctgtgaggaaggaggagagggggtgTCAGTCTTCACTTGGGTGAGCCCCTGAAATCCTGTTGCTGGGCCTGGAGTGGGGCAGTCAACCCGGGGCCCCCCTGCTAGCCAGACCTCCTGGGCTCAGCCACAGTCTTTGGGGCCGCCGGTCTGGGACTGCCAGGCATTTCCTGGGCACCGTGAGGAGTCCCCACTGCTGGCAGCGACCCACACACCGTCCAAAATGCCTGGAGAAGAAAGCTGtcctgctggggctgggggcgggtGGTAAAAAGCACtcaggagccacccagggggaACGTGCATTGCCAAAGAAGAGCCTGTGTTGGAAAgtgccccccctcccctgccgccGGTGGGAAGCAAggtctgtgggggtggggcaggaggacaAGGAAGGCTCAGCCTTCACTGTCACTTCATCATGGAGGCCCCCTCCAGCCTGGCCTAAAGCAGGTCACCGTCTGACGTTCAATGTTAGGCAAAAAACCCTCAAACTGACTATGATGCGGAACATACGCACATCTccattcaagaaaaagaaaaaacgggggcccctgggtggctcagtcggttaagcatctgccttcggctcaggtcatgatctcagcccagcacccaactctctgctcagcagggagcctgcttctccttcttcctctgcccctgccccgctcatgctgtctctcgcgttccctctctctcacataaatatgtaaaatctttaaaaaagaaaaaagaaacacagtgaaAAAATGTCCTGTGTCAGAAAGGCAGCCTCAGAGAGGGGATGGGGGTACGGCTTCTCACTGCCTCTACCCCCATCTGTATCCCCTAAAACTGGCACCATGTGGACGTTCCAGCACTGAACAAAGACTCTAGGTAACAATGCGCAGGTCCACCCGCCACCAAGGCCGCATGGCAGGCTGTGGGCAGCCAAGAGTCAGTGCTCTCCAGGCCCCAGTGCCGCCGGACAAGCCCGGGTCCGTCCCTGAGAACCAAAACCCCACAGCCTCTGCTCAGCCACGCACTTCTCTGAaacactcttccctcccctgggGCCTGGCCAAGTCCAATGCTGCCATCAAACACCTGGTCTTCCAGTCACCTGTGTCCTTCCCCCACTCAGCGCCCCCCTGCTGGCCACCACAGTCCCCACAAGTTCTAGCACCTGACCCCACATGCCTTACCTTTTTGTCCCATTGCTGATGTAAATAGCGCAAAAGGATGTTTGTCTTTTCTGTCACAATGACTGAggagaaaaggcagaggaagtTGCAGGCAGAGGCCTCAGGTGACCCAGCCCCCAACCAGGCCTGCACTGCCCCTCCCAGGACAGGTTCTCATCCCTCCCTGGTCTCCCGCCCATCTCTGCCCTGCGTGCCCTGGCTGCGGCTCCGAGTCTGCACCCCCAGCACAGAGGATTCGGGAAGCCTAGTGTTTCTGCTCCCAAGTACACAGCTACTACCAGGGGCCCAAGCCAGCTGCTCCACCTGGGCCCCTGCTTTCTTGGGAGAGACCAAAGCTTCTGCCACATGTGGAAGTCCAGCCCCAGTGGGTGAATGAGCCCCAGCACACGGTCCAGGCAGACCAGGAATACAGATCTCTACAGCTGTGCCCCAGTGACCACAGAACCCGCCATGCAGCACGTAGCTTCTCCGTCACCATTCAAATAAAGAACCAAAGCCACATAATGCTGGGGTCCTCCTGCTCGGCAGGCTCTGCACCTTTCTTGGCAGACCCCCCCCACCTGGATGCGCCAACCTCCCTGAGCTGCATACCCGAGGCTGGGCAGGATCCCCTCCCACAGTACAGTCGTCTCGGGGTCTGTGACACAGTGCTGGCAGGGGACACCCAAACTTATGGGAGACAAAGGGGAGAGGGCTGGCGAGCAGCAGCTGAGGGCTACTGCGGACCCCCCCGGGGCTGGATGTGGATGTCAGCATGTGGGCTTCCCACTACCCCACGGCTCACCACCTGCACTGCCCTGAGGCCCTTCCCCTCAGCAGCCAGGTTGAGACAAACTGACAGAGGCCACTTACTCTGTTCAGATGGGTACTCCCGCGTGGGCAGGTAGACTGAGGGACGTCGGTTCTGCAAGAGAGTTGGGAAGACATGGGTGAGGAGAGCCAGTAGGCTAACGGGGGCCCCCCTCACCCCTCACCTGGGCACACACCCTGCAAGGAAGGCAGAACAGCATGCAAAGACCAGCCTCTGTTCCTGGTGAGACCCCAATGGGGTGTACACATCACCCCCTTCCCCCTGGCAGCTCCCCGACCACGCCCAGTACCCGGAGCACGCACTCACCG from Neovison vison isolate M4711 chromosome 6, ASM_NN_V1, whole genome shotgun sequence encodes:
- the DDA1 gene encoding DET1- and DDB1-associated protein 1, with amino-acid sequence MADFLKGLPVYNKSNFSRFHADSVCKASNRRPSVYLPTREYPSEQIIVTEKTNILLRYLHQQWDKKNAAKKRDQEQVDLEGESSAPPRKVARTDSPDMHEDT